The sequence aaaattaaatgataaaaaaacaGTCACagttcaaataacaaaatgtaatttaccataaaacatgcacatatatttaaaagtcaCGAACTCGAACCTCATCAAAATACAAACTTTGACAACTGAGGTCGTTGGCTAGTAGTGTAAATGAGTTTtggcaaaagaaaattaggtTTAATTCGACCTAAACTTTAATcgattaagaaaaataaatgtatttcgtacaaaaagttaattatgtaatgagtaaatataaataaatggtaGTAGTAGAGAGGAAAAAGTCatggaaaaccaaaaaaagaggataattattatgaatCTTGAATACATTAATTAAGAGGTAGGGTACtggtaataattattattgttattattttgggAAAGAGAGAAAGGTCAGAAGAGAGTCAGATGTGTACACATTAAGTAGGAGTGAGGAGAGACACCCATTAATATCCAACTCAATCTCCTTTCTTGTTGGTgatcaatatttaattggataattacatttagtttATAGTTTGTTTGCAcaaaatatctttattttttttataattacagaaattatctctgacaataaaaaatagatataatttgtgtaatattgTTGACATTTTTATGAGGATGTATgcgtaatttaaaaaaaaataaaaatgatttttgtaaatttatataaatagactaCAGATCAGAAAatgtagatataattatccctatttaatatttagtgATCAAATTACTCTCGACTCTTGTTTCCTTTCTcgaattggattttctattgcAATTTCTATTTGATTTCTCGTATACACGGAGCCTAGAATTAGATAGAATTGGTGATTTCATGTTTATACACGAAAAGTATGtatgtaaaatgaaatagaaaatgtaacatgaattataatagaaaattcaatcagtCGCTTTCCCCTGTAcaaaagtgtatatatatatatatatatctatgtatATGGGCAGGCAGCAGCGCAATGCAAAGTCAGAAGTGATCAGCtttaaaaacaagaaattgatTGAAAGCATGGCTTCTAACAGTAGTGGGCAGCAATTACATGCTGTGGATGATGAAGAAAGCCAAACTGTCGGAACCAAGATTCAACCTCTCCCCTCTACTCCACCTCGGCAAGTTCTTTTCCTGTTTCTGCCTGACTATATGCATACACACTGATCATCTTTGTTACGAATTCTGCTGTTTCTTGCAGAACTAAGAATTGGACGGttgatcaagaaaataaaggacAACTCTCTCCTACACTAACTGATGTTCTGGGCTTGGATGAATTTCTCACTTTAGATGTAAGAACAAACAATTAGGAACACTCAATCATGTTTACTACTCAATAATCATGTTTTATATGATCTTCCTGTGTCGATGCAAACTAGGTTTATCGAGCATCGGTGGGAGAGCTTCTTGGAACTGCGGTTCTAGTGTTCATGTTAGACACGATTGTCATCTCGACATTCGAGTCTGACATCAAAATGCCGAATCTCGTACTATCTGTTCTGGCTGCTGTTATTATTACAATCCTGCTTCTTGCAGTGCACCCCGTCTCCGGGGGACACATCAACCCCATAATCTCCTTCTCCGCGGCGCTGGTGGGCCTAATCTCCATGTCGCGCGCGCTGGTTTACATAGTTGCTCAGTGTGCAGGAGCAATTCTAGGTGCACTAGCTCTGAAAGCGGTAGTGAGTAGCGCAATCGAGCAGAATTTTTCACTCGGCGGTTGTACGATAACAGTTGTGGCGCCAGGCCCAGATGGCCCTATCATGATCGGCCTCGAGACGGCCCAAGCCTTCTGGCTCGAGATCATTTGTAGCTTTATTTTCCTCTTCGCGTCGATATGGATGGCGTATGATCACAGACAAGCCAAGCAATTGGGACACGTTCTTGTTTTCAGTATCGTCGGGGTGGTGTTGGGGCTTCTCGTGTTCGTCTCGTCCACGGTCACGGCTCAAAAGGGCTATGTCGGGGCGGGCATGAACCCAGCGAGGTGTATTGGGCCGGCGATCGTTAGAGGTGGCCATCTGTGGGATGGGCACTGGGTGTTTTGGGCTGGGCCTGCTATTGCTTGCGTTGCGTTCTATTTGTACACAAAGATCATACCTAGACAGCATCACAGGTCCAAAGCCTATGACCATGATTTCTACAACGTTGTTAAGGTCATGTTTGGAGTTAAGTGAAAAGAGGATGAGAGTGTGTAGGaatttcttgctttctttgcTCAAACCTCTTTACTGCTTTATGCATCAATGAGTAATATGTTGTAACCAACAAATTTTACTGTATGTATCTTAATTAATCTCCTAAATGAGATTTGTTTTCAATCAAACACATCAAATTAATgccaaatcatatctcttattttatttaatatatagatgCTATGTATACAATTCAGAtcgtttatatatttaactaataagatattttatgtGCGTAAGTTAAGTTGCACAGTGGACTGAATTGGCTCAGGACCTCACGGATCAATTCGAAAAAACTGACTCAAGATCGGGCcactattatttaatttttttttgttatgaaatTAAGATGTcttttaaacaattatttaaatttatggttatcttatgaaataaataaataataaattaaattctataaaaaaattataacaaaattaaggttataaatgaacttaaataataatttgactaacaaatttataataataaacttagataataacaaattcaaaaagaatttaaaataaactttggaaagaaaataaacaaagattAATGAAAATGTACTAAATGTGTTaaagtttcaaaagtataaaaaaatttattagaataatcaacttaaaataatttttatatatcatgagttattaaaaaaaaaataactgagCAAGTTGGCCCAGTCGTCTTGAGCCAATGGGCAGGGCTAGTCCAAGGACCAGCACTGTCCCCAGTGGATCTGGCCAATTTATTGGGTTAATTCAGTTCCGGGCCGGGTTGTGCGCATATTGATGcgtaagtatatatattaaatagaatacCATAAGCAGCATTGTTTGAAAGATCAAAGTTAACTGGCAAGCTCAACATGCTGAATTAAGACACAATTATCATTAACTCAGCATTAGTTACTTACAAGCGTACACCTCTCTGCCAAGCTGCAAGAAACTTGCAGTCTAGTAATTACTTAGGTTAGCAACCATCTGCTACATATACATCTGCCGCAGTTATTCTTGTTATGCTTCCATTATTTCTCTGCTCTCCTAGCTAGGGTGATGACGGCTGCAGGAGTGTGGAGGATGAAGGGACCGGCTCGTGCACAATTGAATTTGTCGACACTGAAACCGAGTTGCCTTCCAACTGCAGCATGATGCTCCCAAGAACTTCTGTTAACAACTTCTTGAACTCATCTTCCTTCACCACTTTCCCGTCACCGACACCGACCATTTTAAGAGCTTCGTTCATAATATCATCCATCTGTACAGTGCATAATCGGTACCCAAATTCACCATCTTAATAAAAGAGGATCACATCATAGATTTAGCAATATTACGAGAAGTACCTGATCAATGGCACCAAGTGGAGGTAAGTCAGCAGACGCGGCCAACGAATCAAGTGCCACTCCCAAATATTCCTTTGATATTGTCCCGTGTCGCTCTCTGGGTATACCTCGTAAGGCAGAATCCATTGCCTGCACACATAATGTGCAAGATGGTAAGATCGCAACAATTTGGataagaatgaaaattattgtacTAAAACCGAGAAGTGAAGATGAATTTTGCCCCTCAAATCCACTAGTAACCCAGTGTTAAAGAAGGGTGGGATGGGAGCAAATTCAACTACAATTTATCGAGAATTAGGCAAAGGCAAAAGTTTGAATCCATGCAGATTATAGGCCTGAGTTAAGCAGTGTTACTAACCTTATCCAACTCAAATTTGTTAGACAACAGCTTCTTAATACAGCTCCCATCAAAAGTATTCTGACTGTGAGCAACAATAGCCGGTTGTTCCTTGAGAAGCTGCACTATACTTTTTGCAGCTTTCTTGAATGCAACCAAAAATGTATCCTGTGATATGGGCTGCTGAAGGGCATCCCCAAGGCATTCTAGTGCTGGTTCCACAACATTACTCATAACCTACAGAAGAAGGAAGCCCTTGCTCGATGAATTTTAAGGAAAATGTCGAACtagaataaatagttaaagCAAGGATATTACCCAAGGATCTGTGGCAGGAGGCATCCCATGCTCAACTGTAAGTTTCTCGAAAGCCTTAATGATGTAGTCTTTGAGGGATCCATTGGGCAATCCAATCtctgaaaatatagaaagcGTCTCCGGTTCAAAAGTCAGACTCTCGACAAACTCATGGAGATCTTCGCCATCGATCCGAAGAATCACAACAGGGTCTCGTTTTAGACCAGCTGCCATTCCCAGTAGAAAATCTGATAGAACCTCTTTAAATTCAGGCTTGCTTATTTTCTGTAGTTTACCGTGGGTAAATTCATTAAGAACCTGGATGATATCACAAGTCGCACGCTTTAGTTCTTTGAAAAAGCAGTACTGAACATTAATGCCAGAACAAATTAGTCCTGAAAATAGCTCATGAGAAATTGCTATCAGCATCTTACCCATTCACTTCCCACAGATGATCACAATCTTGGATATCTATGAACTATTCATGTGTTTTTGtttgaacataaaatttataaaagaatctTGCTATTTCTAACATTATTAGTAGTGGGTTTGTACTTTCGGTTTTGTCTAAAGCAAGACACTTTTATTTTGCCCTTTTCCTTAGAATTACACATTGTAAATTAAGCACGAAGTTGCAATGTCCCCATCAAGCCTTCTGTTCTGGCCCAAAAAGGCTTCTTTGACAACCTCCCTATCCCTTTCAGCACATActtttcattttagtcccacCGACATATTGAAAATCATAGTTACTGCAGAATTTTCTGTCGGATTTTGCATACCCAAAGTCATAGTATGACGAAAGATTTAACTCAAAAGCTATGCCCTCCAAAATTGACCCTTGAATCAAGATCAATGGTTTTAGACATTTCTGAAACTAGTTAGATATATCTCATAGGACTCCGAGCATTTGTCTTCcctaaattactaattaatgcAACTATAATAgctcaaagaaaaaagaacttagtgccacaacaaaataaataaacatactCAACAGCTCTTACAGATTTCCAGAAAACAACACCTATGTGCTTTGAGACTCGCAAGTCCATGAAATGAGATCACATAATTTCAAGACGGATGCCAGAACTACGGACAAACAAGCACACAGATAAATATGTAACTAACtcagcttaattaattaagattgcAACATATgcaagaataataatatacgGGAAGAATTTGATCACACATGCCAACACTTTCATTCAGGTGAACATAACATTGGCGTTCCCTATACCATAAGTTCCTCTCAGAAGGCCTAGACTTAGAATTTAGAAGATAAAAGTTAGTAAAGAACCaccttttttcttcaaaattgtgGTACTCCATGAATGAAAATGCAGAAATAGCAGATCACGAAATGTATGCTGTTATAGGAAAATCTCTCCaagttctttcttttaaagtaaaatttcGAAAAGCACTATATGGTTGGAAGGCTGTGGAAACATCTCATTCCTCATTGCTTTGCGCACCAAATTTGCCACAGACTTcctgaatccaaacattacaTGTACTTGCAATCTACATTACAAACACAAGAACTAATCTAGAAAAACAAGGGTATACAAAAGGACTAGGCATTGCTAAATACACCAAGATTACAATTTTGTAAGCTTAAAACAGGATTCTAACAAATAGAACCAGAACCAAGAATCAGCACCTACAAGGACCCGTCAGCATTAACACCACGAAAACAACACTGGAAAAGGGAAACAGGggagaaaacaagaaagagaagGGCAAAACACTATGCTATTCACATATACAAAGCAACAAATATACTTCATAAAACTTGAATCTTTGCATACCAACCATATGCAATGTCCACATACACAGCTGCAAATAGACTTGGTTATAAATCTTGCATCTTGGCTGGCCAAACATATGCACGCATACTATCCCAAACCCACCCCAGCAAGAGGGAAAGCACACACACTTACGGTTGTTTGTAGAGccagaaaaagagaagaaagatggaAAGGGACAGCAAGAAACCTCAGTATAAATGTAATCAGATTCAGGGTTAGTGCCCTGAGCAGGCAAGCCAAGAGCAGCGCCTATATCCGCCACAGCAGGTTGCAACTCTTTGACAGAGAGCTTCCCGTCACAGTCGGTGTCaagttcttgaaatttatgatccacaaaattgctaaaaactTTCTCGTTCTCAACCAACTGCGTTATATCTGAACCGTCCATCACCTTAtcactactactactactactactttTCTCCATCATTTTCCCACTACTGTTCTTGTTCATGCCAGATAAGATAACCCAAAATCCGCACCCCCCAACCtcaactttttctttaattaatgcAAATATTGGAAAAGGTTTTCGGGTTTCCCTTCTTTTACGTGATTCTTGTGAGTATATGTGAGGAGGGCTTTCTTTGGCTTCCTGGTCTTTTTCGTGATCGTTCCTGCGGAATTCTATAGAGTGAGACAGTGCGTGAGTTGTGAGAGAGGGGATGAGTTTAggaaatttaatatatcatctctccatatttttatttaatgtatatatctttaagattttatttctaaaataagatCACAACATATATAGAAGTTTGATACAAATCGAcaagtattaaattttcaaggCCCAATGAAATTGTTGAGTCCAATTAATCAAAGAATCCAAACtcaattaaagtaaaattgaTGTGTAAAAGGTCCACAAAGCCCGACAAACAAAATACCACATTAACTCCAACTTAGATCTATTGATAAAATCGACCCAAACCAGACCTATTTTCAGTCTATTGGAAGTCCAACCAATTCATCCGACACGTTTGTAGTACTTCCACCTCTAGTGACACATCCACCCAAAGACACGTCAATAGGAGATAAACACGTTAGCTGAAATTTCAGGATAAGACTAGGAAGTAACAAAATTCCTCCTTTTCAGTTGATTTCGACAGATTACATTCTTGCTCGCATGGGACATGAATAACAAGACTTacaaataaactaatattatcCCATAAAAATAGGCTTGCCCTAGAATCCTATACACCCGATCATATCCAACCAACTCTTAAATTGTCTCGTTTAGcacttataaataaaaacttaaataggTCAAAGGTAACAATTTCAGTTAACCACTCCACTTAGCTTACTAACACGTTAATTCTCCATTTTCATGGCATTCCACTAGTCCATCGTCAATTTATTTAGTCTATTAATAGacattctatatatttttgactcgatatttgttaaaattattactaatttaaacATCGAAGTGCAAACTTCTTTGGGTTCAAAATCTTTTGAACCTTCACTCAGtccatttaatattttatggtgTTGCTTAACTGCAACGTGTataagaacttataagatgatttagattaaaaaaa comes from Sesamum indicum cultivar Zhongzhi No. 13 linkage group LG10, S_indicum_v1.0, whole genome shotgun sequence and encodes:
- the LOC105172949 gene encoding uncharacterized protein LOC105172949 isoform X3, which gives rise to MAAGLKRDPVVILRIDGEDLHEFVESLTFEPETLSIFSEIGLPNGSLKDYIIKAFEKLTVEHGMPPATDPWVMSNVVEPALECLGDALQQPISQDTFLVAFKKAAKSIVQLLKEQPAIVAHSQNTFDGSCIKKLLSNKFELDKAMDSALRGIPRERHGTISKEYLGVALDSLAASADLPPLGAIDQMDDIMNEALKMVGVGDGKVVKEDEFKKLLTEVLGSIMLQLEGNSVSVSTNSIVHEPVPSSSTLLQPSSP
- the LOC105172949 gene encoding uncharacterized protein LOC105172949 isoform X1 — translated: MNKNSSGKMMEKSSSSSSSDKVMDGSDITQLVENEKVFSNFVDHKFQELDTDCDGKLSVKELQPAVADIGAALGLPAQGTNPESDYIYTEVLNEFTHGKLQKISKPEFKEVLSDFLLGMAAGLKRDPVVILRIDGEDLHEFVESLTFEPETLSIFSEIGLPNGSLKDYIIKAFEKLTVEHGMPPATDPWVMSNVVEPALECLGDALQQPISQDTFLVAFKKAAKSIVQLLKEQPAIVAHSQNTFDGSCIKKLLSNKFELDKAMDSALRGIPRERHGTISKEYLGVALDSLAASADLPPLGAIDQMDDIMNEALKMVGVGDGKVVKEDEFKKLLTEVLGSIMLQLEGNSVSVSTNSIVHEPVPSSSTLLQPSSP
- the LOC105172945 gene encoding aquaporin AQPcic, with product MYMGRQQRNAKSEVISFKNKKLIESMASNSSGQQLHAVDDEESQTVGTKIQPLPSTPPRTKNWTVDQENKGQLSPTLTDVLGLDEFLTLDVYRASVGELLGTAVLVFMLDTIVISTFESDIKMPNLVLSVLAAVIITILLLAVHPVSGGHINPIISFSAALVGLISMSRALVYIVAQCAGAILGALALKAVVSSAIEQNFSLGGCTITVVAPGPDGPIMIGLETAQAFWLEIICSFIFLFASIWMAYDHRQAKQLGHVLVFSIVGVVLGLLVFVSSTVTAQKGYVGAGMNPARCIGPAIVRGGHLWDGHWVFWAGPAIACVAFYLYTKIIPRQHHRSKAYDHDFYNVVKVMFGVK
- the LOC105172949 gene encoding uncharacterized protein LOC105172949 isoform X2, producing the protein MFGQPRCKIYNQVYLQLCMWTLHMVLNEFTHGKLQKISKPEFKEVLSDFLLGMAAGLKRDPVVILRIDGEDLHEFVESLTFEPETLSIFSEIGLPNGSLKDYIIKAFEKLTVEHGMPPATDPWVMSNVVEPALECLGDALQQPISQDTFLVAFKKAAKSIVQLLKEQPAIVAHSQNTFDGSCIKKLLSNKFELDKAMDSALRGIPRERHGTISKEYLGVALDSLAASADLPPLGAIDQMDDIMNEALKMVGVGDGKVVKEDEFKKLLTEVLGSIMLQLEGNSVSVSTNSIVHEPVPSSSTLLQPSSP